In Dyadobacter subterraneus, a single genomic region encodes these proteins:
- a CDS encoding SusC/RagA family TonB-linked outer membrane protein, translating to MKKRLLPAFFALLLGLFVPFVSNGQLIRISGSVTAQSGDPIPGVNVLIKGTSSGTTTDAQGRYALDAPSPGQAVIFSAIGFISQEKMIGKQSVINIVLLEDTKMLNEVVVTALGIKREEKSLGFAAQTINENAVKDAKSNNWVNTLSGKVAGLNIQGAGAGPMGSARITLRGESSLNLDNNQALIVVDGVPVSSKITGTGFNSHLSADSPVDYGSSLSDINPDDIEKVTVLKGPGATALYGSRAAGGAIIITTKSGVRKDKGIGVTVNSNFSIEQINRYPDYQFEYGEGRTNKYFSYLDSEDGPNTATTVAAGRAWGPKFDGQSYFQYNPDAPDGKPTVRTPWVANKDYISGFFQTGTTFSNSVSLEGGTEKGSARLSLTHMKNKWIIPNTGFERLNVALSLSQKISERLKINGKVNYTNKKSDNLPMAGYNNQSLMYFLILGTAPNIKPEWFKPYWVAGKENIQQRNPFNPTPDNPYLGMYEMLNKMNKHGVIGNISAAYEISSKWDFLVRTGLDMAYEFRSQQRPFSMTRYPRGMYREQNVFNYESNTDFLLNYKDKIAGLIDVTASVGANAMRQSYDFAGLYADQLAQPGIYQISNSLDQAVADPLKTKKAINSMYAATQFSYDEKIFLDVTGRNDWSSTLPYGNNSFFYPSLSSSFLLNEIFKLPAAVSFAKVRASWAQVGNDTRPYQTARYYDRVYGNSFTNSSTLFNADLKPEITASYEFGLDLRLLKNLVGLDVAYYNNNSRNQILAIPLDPVSGYANALINAGLINSRGVEVKLTGKPVTKKNFSWNTTLLWSRNRSFVRELASGITNQVIYAHDSNVSVEARVGGLMGDMYGRGFQRAADGQIIYSSVGLPAALDPTTKKWGNAFADWKASISNEFTIKNIRVSILLDGQKGGSMFSQTNHKNNTLGKTKVTLPGREDGIVGQGVVKQPDGSFTPNTVKVAASSYYDNYYQIANAETNIFDASFLKIREARVEFNLPAALLNRIGVRQTSLALFGRDLFNFTKFPGFDPEGGNLNNGTLTPGVELAQFPSTRTMGMNLTLKF from the coding sequence ATGAAAAAACGACTACTGCCGGCATTTTTTGCCTTGCTGTTGGGCCTATTTGTGCCCTTCGTTTCAAATGGTCAACTGATCCGTATTTCCGGTAGCGTAACCGCTCAGTCCGGAGACCCCATTCCGGGGGTAAATGTATTGATCAAAGGAACCAGCTCCGGAACTACAACAGATGCTCAGGGCAGGTATGCACTGGACGCACCTTCACCGGGTCAAGCTGTTATTTTCTCTGCAATCGGCTTTATTTCCCAGGAAAAAATGATCGGAAAACAAAGCGTTATTAACATCGTTTTGCTTGAAGATACCAAAATGTTAAACGAGGTTGTGGTGACTGCGCTTGGTATCAAGAGAGAAGAAAAATCGCTGGGCTTTGCTGCTCAGACAATCAATGAAAATGCGGTGAAAGATGCAAAATCCAATAACTGGGTCAACACACTTTCCGGGAAAGTAGCGGGCCTAAATATCCAGGGTGCAGGTGCGGGGCCGATGGGATCTGCGCGTATCACTTTGCGCGGTGAATCTTCTCTTAATCTGGACAATAACCAGGCTCTGATCGTGGTTGATGGTGTGCCGGTGAGCAGCAAAATTACAGGAACAGGATTTAATTCCCATCTTTCAGCAGACAGCCCGGTGGATTACGGATCAAGTTTGTCTGATATCAATCCGGATGATATTGAGAAGGTTACCGTGCTGAAAGGGCCAGGGGCAACAGCACTTTACGGAAGCCGCGCTGCTGGTGGTGCCATTATTATTACAACAAAGTCAGGTGTCCGTAAAGACAAAGGAATCGGCGTAACAGTTAACTCAAATTTTAGTATTGAACAGATAAACCGCTACCCCGATTACCAGTTTGAATACGGAGAAGGCCGGACAAATAAATATTTTTCTTACCTGGATAGTGAAGATGGCCCTAACACGGCGACAACCGTTGCAGCAGGAAGAGCATGGGGACCGAAATTTGACGGTCAGTCCTATTTTCAATACAACCCTGACGCGCCGGACGGAAAACCTACGGTTCGCACGCCTTGGGTTGCCAACAAAGACTACATCTCAGGTTTTTTCCAGACCGGAACTACATTTTCAAACAGCGTTTCGCTGGAAGGCGGAACAGAAAAGGGCTCTGCAAGGCTGTCTTTAACGCATATGAAAAACAAATGGATCATTCCTAACACGGGTTTTGAGCGTTTGAATGTTGCACTTTCTTTGAGTCAAAAAATTTCAGAACGTCTGAAAATTAATGGGAAAGTTAACTATACCAATAAGAAAAGCGATAACCTTCCGATGGCTGGTTACAACAACCAGTCGCTGATGTACTTTTTGATTTTGGGGACAGCGCCGAATATAAAACCAGAATGGTTTAAACCTTACTGGGTGGCAGGGAAGGAAAATATTCAGCAAAGAAATCCCTTTAATCCAACGCCGGACAATCCCTATCTGGGCATGTATGAGATGCTTAACAAAATGAACAAACATGGTGTGATTGGAAATATTTCGGCCGCCTATGAAATTTCAAGCAAATGGGATTTTCTTGTGCGTACCGGTCTGGATATGGCCTATGAGTTCCGCTCTCAGCAGCGTCCTTTCAGCATGACGCGTTATCCAAGAGGGATGTACCGCGAACAAAATGTGTTCAATTATGAATCCAACACGGATTTTCTTTTAAATTACAAAGACAAAATAGCCGGTCTGATTGATGTCACTGCTTCGGTAGGAGCCAATGCGATGCGCCAGTCCTATGACTTTGCAGGACTTTATGCCGATCAGCTTGCGCAGCCGGGTATCTACCAGATATCCAACAGTTTGGATCAGGCTGTGGCAGACCCTTTGAAAACGAAAAAAGCGATCAACAGTATGTATGCCGCCACGCAGTTTTCTTATGATGAAAAGATATTTCTGGATGTAACTGGCCGTAACGACTGGTCGAGTACGCTGCCTTACGGGAATAATTCCTTCTTTTACCCATCGTTAAGTTCCAGTTTTTTATTGAATGAAATCTTCAAGCTTCCAGCCGCGGTTTCCTTTGCCAAAGTGAGGGCTTCATGGGCACAGGTTGGAAATGATACACGGCCTTACCAGACTGCCCGTTATTATGACAGGGTATATGGCAATAGTTTCACGAATTCGTCCACACTTTTTAATGCAGATTTAAAGCCTGAAATCACAGCAAGTTATGAATTCGGTCTTGATCTGCGTTTGTTGAAAAATCTGGTAGGACTGGACGTGGCTTACTACAACAACAACAGCCGTAACCAGATTCTTGCCATTCCGCTTGATCCGGTTTCGGGATATGCCAATGCGCTGATCAATGCTGGACTTATCAATAGTCGTGGTGTTGAAGTAAAACTGACTGGTAAACCTGTCACAAAAAAGAATTTCAGCTGGAACACCACACTGCTTTGGTCAAGAAACAGAAGTTTTGTCCGGGAACTTGCTTCCGGAATCACCAATCAGGTAATATATGCACATGATTCCAACGTTTCAGTTGAAGCCCGGGTGGGTGGTTTGATGGGCGATATGTATGGACGCGGTTTCCAGCGCGCTGCTGATGGACAGATCATTTACTCGTCGGTAGGATTGCCGGCAGCACTGGACCCGACTACTAAAAAATGGGGAAATGCCTTTGCAGATTGGAAGGCGAGTATTTCCAATGAGTTTACGATCAAAAATATACGTGTCAGTATTCTGCTTGACGGCCAGAAAGGTGGCAGTATGTTTTCTCAGACCAACCATAAAAATAATACACTTGGGAAAACAAAAGTTACCCTGCCGGGCCGGGAAGACGGAATTGTTGGTCAGGGTGTCGTAAAACAGCCTGATGGAAGTTTTACTCCTAACACCGTGAAAGTCGCTGCCAGCTCATACTACGACAATTACTACCAGATTGCCAATGCAGAAACCAATATTTTTGACGCTTCATTCCTGAAAATCAGAGAAGCCCGGGTTGAATTTAATTTGCCTGCGGCATTGCTTAACAGGATTGGCGTACGCCAGACCAGCCTGGCGCTTTTTGGAAGAGACCTTTTCAACTTCACCAAATTTCCAGGATTTGATCCCGAGGGCGGAAATCTGAACAACGGGACACTCACGCCAGGCGTTGAACTTGCCCAGTTTCCATCGACAAGAACGATGGGTATGAACCTTACCCTTAAATTTTAA
- a CDS encoding NAD(P)-binding domain-containing protein, which yields MPDKIRYKTKIAVIGAGQAGLSAAYHLKKLGLAIGPDFIILDAAPSAGGAWQYRWPSLTLSTVNKVHDLPGMSFEETLEKADKTVQASIAEPHYYELYEQKFGIEVYRPVKVENVYLRNDRFYIDTSETLFSAMGIINATGTWENPYIPSYPGADLFHGEQLHTKDFKTADYFKGKHVVVVGAGISAIQLLDQISKVTTTTWVTRRPPVFRELPFDEAAGHNAVSLVDERVRNGLPPLSVVSVTGLPLSPEVIDMKKRGVINRFPMFSEITRDGVKWEDGREQKADIILWNTGFKGALQHLDAVLPREQSGGIIMAGRLATMVAKEPRIHLPGYGPSASTIGANRAGSVAVRELMTTLGLAVK from the coding sequence ATGCCAGATAAAATCCGATACAAGACAAAGATTGCAGTCATAGGTGCTGGTCAGGCCGGCCTATCCGCAGCTTATCACTTAAAGAAATTGGGGCTAGCAATAGGACCTGATTTCATCATCCTTGATGCCGCGCCTTCCGCAGGCGGCGCTTGGCAATACCGTTGGCCCTCGCTAACGCTGAGCACCGTAAACAAAGTACATGATCTTCCGGGTATGTCTTTTGAGGAAACCCTCGAGAAAGCCGATAAGACCGTGCAGGCCAGCATTGCTGAACCACATTATTATGAGCTATACGAGCAAAAATTTGGCATTGAGGTCTACCGCCCAGTGAAAGTAGAAAATGTTTACCTGCGCAACGACCGGTTTTATATAGACACTTCCGAAACGCTATTTTCTGCAATGGGAATCATCAACGCAACCGGAACCTGGGAAAATCCTTATATTCCAAGCTACCCCGGAGCTGATCTGTTTCATGGCGAACAGTTACATACGAAGGATTTCAAAACTGCGGATTACTTCAAGGGCAAGCATGTTGTGGTGGTGGGCGCGGGTATATCTGCTATCCAACTGCTCGACCAGATTTCAAAAGTGACCACAACGACCTGGGTGACCCGCCGCCCACCCGTGTTTAGAGAACTTCCTTTCGACGAAGCCGCTGGTCATAACGCTGTGAGTTTAGTAGATGAAAGGGTAAGAAATGGTTTGCCGCCATTATCGGTCGTTTCCGTTACAGGACTTCCCCTTTCACCAGAAGTCATAGACATGAAAAAGAGAGGCGTAATTAACCGCTTTCCCATGTTCAGCGAAATCACAAGGGACGGAGTAAAATGGGAAGATGGCAGAGAGCAAAAGGCCGATATAATTCTATGGAACACCGGTTTTAAAGGAGCGCTGCAGCATTTGGATGCGGTTTTACCCAGAGAGCAGAGCGGTGGGATTATAATGGCTGGCAGATTAGCGACCATGGTTGCAAAAGAGCCACGCATCCATTTGCCCGGATACGGCCCGTCGGCTTCCACTATTGGAGCAAACCGCGCGGGATCAGTTGCGGTGCGGGAGCTGATGACTACGTTAGGTTTGGCTGTAAAATAG
- a CDS encoding alkaline phosphatase family protein, with protein MKKYFLKLSVNFCFIFIAANLVFSGAYGQTNKPAKNKTLIFFFDGLRPDYITAELMPNLFAFKQKSSVGAHHHSVFPTVTRVNSASYATGSYPGTHGLLGNGIYFPAVSSKAIGTTYEDLMKVQATESNQLLTAVSLGEVLESAGEKMMVFSSGTTGQAFLQNHKVGKGAIINPDLILPESFKPEVIAAIGELPEKSANGGFAKHKWVTDALISFGLKNDGPLVSAAWLSDPDGSAHKYGIGSSQAVSALAFVDQQFGRVLDSLKTRNLTGSFNIIISTDHGFVTHKGKQSLGEFLIKEGLKKDKDSDDVVLAEGAVYVKDHNEDKIKQIVEALHKQEWIGAVFTKPKKKDSMQGWVEGTLSFEAIHYNHPKRSGDILVANNWNDERNDKGYAGTDFSMGVAGHGGSSPYEINITLMVFGPDFKKGYTGALPTSNIDITPTVLGIYNLPVPSKMDGRIMTEFLAKTAKPAGKFKQDKIETTVQYPWGTYKLSAGMSTMDQYRYFNFSKVERTNK; from the coding sequence ATGAAGAAATATTTTTTAAAGTTATCGGTAAATTTTTGCTTCATATTTATTGCAGCAAACCTGGTGTTTTCAGGTGCCTATGGACAGACAAATAAACCTGCCAAAAACAAAACGCTGATTTTCTTTTTTGATGGTTTAAGGCCGGATTACATCACGGCCGAACTTATGCCGAATTTATTTGCGTTCAAACAAAAATCTTCGGTTGGCGCCCATCATCATAGTGTTTTCCCAACCGTGACCCGGGTTAACTCAGCCTCATACGCAACAGGTTCTTATCCTGGAACGCATGGTCTGCTGGGCAATGGGATATATTTTCCTGCGGTCAGCTCAAAGGCCATCGGAACCACCTATGAAGATCTGATGAAAGTGCAGGCCACAGAATCCAATCAGTTGCTGACCGCAGTTTCGTTAGGGGAAGTGCTCGAATCAGCTGGTGAAAAAATGATGGTTTTTAGCTCGGGTACTACGGGTCAGGCTTTTTTGCAAAATCATAAAGTTGGCAAAGGTGCGATAATCAATCCTGATTTAATTTTGCCCGAATCATTTAAACCCGAAGTTATAGCAGCCATTGGTGAGCTTCCCGAAAAATCAGCAAACGGTGGTTTTGCCAAACATAAGTGGGTTACTGATGCGCTGATCAGTTTTGGTTTAAAAAATGATGGTCCGCTGGTGAGTGCTGCCTGGCTTTCTGATCCGGATGGTTCTGCTCATAAATATGGAATTGGCTCTTCACAGGCTGTTTCGGCACTGGCATTTGTAGACCAGCAGTTTGGACGGGTACTTGACTCATTAAAAACCAGAAATCTGACTGGCAGTTTCAATATCATTATTTCGACCGATCACGGATTTGTAACCCACAAGGGCAAACAAAGCCTGGGGGAATTTCTGATAAAAGAAGGTTTGAAAAAAGATAAGGACTCTGACGACGTGGTTTTAGCAGAAGGCGCAGTTTATGTGAAAGACCATAATGAAGACAAGATCAAACAAATTGTAGAAGCACTTCACAAACAGGAGTGGATCGGTGCCGTGTTTACCAAACCTAAGAAAAAAGATAGTATGCAGGGCTGGGTGGAAGGAACGCTATCCTTTGAAGCCATTCATTATAACCATCCAAAACGATCGGGCGATATTCTGGTTGCAAACAACTGGAATGATGAACGTAACGATAAAGGTTATGCAGGAACTGATTTTTCAATGGGTGTCGCAGGTCATGGCGGATCAAGTCCTTATGAAATCAATATAACTTTAATGGTTTTTGGCCCGGATTTCAAAAAGGGTTACACCGGCGCATTGCCAACTTCCAATATTGATATTACGCCAACCGTGCTGGGAATATATAATCTGCCGGTGCCATCAAAAATGGATGGAAGAATTATGACAGAATTTTTAGCCAAAACGGCAAAGCCTGCTGGTAAGTTTAAGCAGGATAAAATCGAAACAACAGTGCAATATCCCTGGGGTACTTACAAACTTTCTGCTGGTATGTCTACAATGGATCAGTACCGGTATTTTAATTTCAGTAAGGTAGAGAGAACTAATAAGTGA
- a CDS encoding glycerophosphodiester phosphodiesterase produces MKITIKACWIVGLLTLNLVLLSNVQAQHSKVKMPERGLCAHRGCMDTHPENTLPSLQEAARLGAQMIEFDIQLTKDSVMVLMHDDNVDRTTTGTGNVADLTYNYLRSLDAGVKKSEKFKGTLIPTFEEALAVLPENVWLNCHLKGDQAVGKAAAAMLKKSGRLHQAFLTCSEKAGKAAKMQVPEVMICNGENSYRKNTAKYVEATIKMKAEFIQLLRPEAGEDRSVLMKSLKDNHVKINFFYAEKAQELADLYKQGVDFILVNNVGALLPETQKLGIKTLKPVYKN; encoded by the coding sequence ATGAAAATAACGATAAAAGCTTGCTGGATTGTAGGTTTATTAACCTTGAATTTAGTGTTGTTGTCAAATGTTCAGGCCCAGCACTCAAAAGTAAAAATGCCGGAGCGCGGGCTATGTGCACACCGTGGTTGCATGGACACGCATCCTGAAAATACATTACCTTCTTTACAGGAGGCTGCAAGACTGGGTGCCCAAATGATTGAGTTTGACATTCAGCTCACCAAAGACAGTGTGATGGTACTTATGCACGACGATAATGTTGACCGCACCACCACGGGGACCGGAAATGTTGCGGATTTGACGTATAATTATCTACGTTCACTTGATGCCGGTGTAAAAAAGTCTGAGAAATTTAAAGGGACACTAATTCCTACCTTTGAAGAGGCATTGGCGGTGCTGCCTGAGAATGTCTGGCTTAACTGTCATTTGAAAGGAGATCAGGCGGTTGGAAAAGCCGCAGCTGCGATGCTTAAAAAATCAGGAAGGCTGCATCAGGCATTTCTGACCTGTTCTGAAAAAGCTGGCAAAGCGGCAAAAATGCAGGTTCCGGAAGTAATGATCTGTAACGGTGAAAATAGCTACCGGAAAAATACTGCTAAATATGTTGAGGCGACCATTAAAATGAAAGCCGAGTTTATCCAGCTTCTGCGTCCGGAGGCCGGGGAAGACAGGAGTGTTTTGATGAAATCGCTGAAAGATAATCATGTCAAAATTAATTTTTTCTATGCTGAAAAGGCTCAGGAGCTTGCCGATTTGTATAAGCAAGGCGTAGATTTTATTTTGGTAAACAATGTGGGTGCTTTGCTGCCGGAAACTCAAAAGCTGGGTATCAAAACCCTGAAACCGGTATACAAGAATTAA
- a CDS encoding GAF domain-containing protein: MKAIILDLTKASGTDINVLSSSVSFRKFIGFVQEAVRAEHGPRLTFLENALEILTSQKGFSEVETIEQASEYLDQLDVVFQLLSPNLEQEESIFWAIGQPLSPVMFYGTDRFYQMVLDPETEELRSEMITKDSAGLSEYDKVLPMYALILERLYGIYTQAYRPLIISITEYKTRLPQYFRINIDHRFTDVFAAGTLPEINEQTVKELLVGNGDFRQLFKLLPVNQFRFEGISIITLTDVTLEYALEQIKDISIKMDKVDQVDTLYYETFFRHLTDSLRTIGANPGLEFGFIPQLRVNNKLTVDRKTIFHSKLVSVDLPEDYLTDIYLLFATHFEQYPEAIFSTGSPTDEQLTRFVDAIKSAGIHFYSMQPVYNGLEVVGLFEIYSTQELVPDEKALSQINLAKPLISKFFQNAIDHFNKNIETVIQEKFTSIQQSVQWKFREAAWHFIRDNSQERPAAIGKIVFKNVYPVYGAVDIRDSTLLRNDSLRKDLKFQFASIVDLLKTISQEINLLLGQEMAYKCQNILSEITNESGKLDEMKVAEFLEADLHPFLHHFLLGSEEKSKTKDNISPKQRHVSLSIQRYFETIDPDTGTAFANRRDLEESMNMINSTINDALDQFQTQVQPLYPVYFEKFRTDGVEYDIYTGQSIDPDKKFSSVYLKNIRIWQISSMASIIKLTRELLPFMPVQLHTTQLIFVNSGTIDISFRDDERRFDVEGAYNIRYQVIKKRIDKVHISGTGERLTQPGKIALVYFQENSVRDHLDYIRFLQAQNILAEDLEFLVLEELQGVSGLKALRVGVNPANRQN; this comes from the coding sequence ATGAAAGCCATTATTCTGGATCTGACAAAAGCTTCCGGTACCGATATAAACGTGTTGTCAAGCTCAGTGAGCTTTCGGAAATTTATTGGTTTTGTACAAGAAGCGGTTCGGGCTGAGCATGGGCCAAGGCTGACTTTTCTTGAAAATGCCCTTGAAATATTGACATCACAGAAAGGCTTTTCAGAAGTAGAGACGATAGAGCAGGCTTCCGAATATTTGGATCAGCTGGACGTAGTTTTTCAGCTTTTGAGTCCAAATCTTGAGCAGGAGGAGAGTATTTTTTGGGCTATTGGACAGCCGCTGAGTCCGGTTATGTTTTATGGGACAGACAGATTTTATCAGATGGTGTTGGATCCTGAAACAGAAGAGCTGAGAAGTGAGATGATAACCAAAGATTCGGCGGGATTGTCGGAGTACGATAAGGTGCTTCCCATGTATGCACTGATTCTTGAGCGGTTGTACGGAATTTATACACAGGCTTACCGGCCCCTGATAATCAGTATCACGGAGTATAAAACGCGGCTGCCGCAGTACTTTCGAATCAATATCGATCATCGTTTTACGGATGTTTTTGCTGCGGGAACACTTCCGGAAATAAATGAGCAGACAGTGAAAGAGCTTTTGGTAGGAAATGGCGATTTCAGGCAGCTTTTTAAGCTGCTTCCTGTAAACCAGTTTCGTTTTGAGGGAATTTCCATCATTACTTTGACCGATGTCACCCTTGAATACGCACTTGAACAAATAAAGGATATTTCGATTAAGATGGATAAGGTGGATCAAGTTGATACATTGTATTATGAAACTTTTTTTCGGCATTTGACAGACTCACTCAGAACTATTGGTGCAAATCCCGGACTTGAATTTGGTTTTATCCCGCAGCTTCGCGTGAACAATAAGCTTACTGTGGACCGGAAAACTATTTTTCACAGCAAACTGGTATCGGTTGATTTGCCCGAAGATTATCTGACTGATATCTACTTGTTGTTTGCAACACATTTTGAACAATACCCCGAAGCGATATTTTCAACAGGGAGCCCGACAGATGAGCAGCTGACCCGATTTGTTGATGCGATTAAAAGTGCAGGAATACACTTTTACTCGATGCAGCCGGTTTACAACGGTTTAGAAGTGGTTGGTTTATTTGAAATTTATTCAACTCAGGAGCTAGTGCCAGATGAAAAGGCGTTATCACAAATAAACCTGGCAAAACCGTTGATCTCAAAATTTTTCCAGAATGCCATAGATCATTTTAATAAGAATATAGAAACCGTAATACAGGAAAAATTCACGTCGATCCAACAGTCTGTTCAGTGGAAATTTCGCGAAGCGGCCTGGCATTTTATCCGCGATAACAGTCAGGAGAGACCCGCGGCCATTGGGAAAATAGTATTCAAGAATGTCTATCCGGTCTATGGGGCTGTTGATATTCGGGATTCTACTTTGCTGAGGAACGATTCGTTAAGAAAGGATTTAAAATTCCAGTTTGCCTCGATCGTTGATCTTTTAAAAACTATTTCGCAGGAAATTAATTTGTTATTGGGCCAGGAAATGGCCTATAAATGCCAGAATATTTTATCAGAAATCACAAATGAAAGCGGGAAGCTGGATGAGATGAAGGTTGCCGAATTTCTGGAAGCTGATCTTCATCCTTTTTTACATCACTTTCTGCTGGGAAGTGAGGAGAAGTCAAAAACAAAAGATAACATATCTCCAAAGCAGCGCCACGTAAGTTTGTCTATCCAGCGTTATTTTGAGACGATTGACCCCGACACAGGCACGGCCTTTGCAAACCGGCGGGATTTGGAGGAATCAATGAATATGATCAATTCGACCATTAACGATGCGCTGGATCAGTTCCAAACTCAAGTTCAGCCCCTGTATCCGGTCTATTTCGAAAAATTCAGGACGGACGGCGTCGAATATGACATTTATACGGGTCAGTCCATAGATCCGGACAAAAAATTTAGTTCTGTTTATCTCAAGAACATCAGGATCTGGCAGATCAGCTCCATGGCTTCAATCATTAAATTGACAAGAGAGTTATTGCCATTTATGCCGGTACAACTTCATACAACCCAGCTCATTTTCGTCAATTCGGGAACGATAGATATTAGCTTCCGGGACGATGAAAGACGTTTTGACGTTGAAGGTGCTTATAACATTCGGTATCAGGTTATCAAAAAGCGGATTGATAAAGTTCATATCAGCGGTACTGGCGAGCGCCTGACGCAACCGGGGAAAATCGCACTTGTTTACTTTCAGGAAAACTCGGTCAGGGATCATCTGGATTATATCCGATTTTTGCAGGCGCAAAATATTCTTGCAGAAGATCTAGAATTTTTAGTGCTCGAGGAGCTTCAAGGTGTTTCAGGTCTTAAAGCGCTACGGGTAGGGGTGAATCCGGCTAATCGGCAAAATTGA
- a CDS encoding SusD/RagB family nutrient-binding outer membrane lipoprotein produces MFKKIYIPILLLAGLLMACNDGFEELNTDPNRPKEITPGVMLGQLQYKIINSTVNASRNFTHELMQVDAPRASAGGGGLHRYLVNPGTGVWTNFYTYLSDIQDIYVIADRLNENNYKAISLIYKSWSYSILTDLYGDVPYSQATKALEGNFKPTFDKQKDIYIQILKDLQTANSLLDDTKALTYAGDMLYSANALSGGKNPGILKWKKFCNSLRLRLLMRVLKRDGEVNAKEQITAILADPAANPVFTANSDEAIFRYPGTFPFFNPFYNARQVDWRDGNYFTKFFIGKMNQINDPRRAVWATQVNSGTENVYQGIESGYPTTLEYPVGSNSSYSDGLKTLPQLGVMMTLAEVEFIKAELALKGFTTGSTPEKHYETGISASMIQWGASMPSGFTKQPGVLYDANAPAENQLEQIMLQKYYAYFFVDYQSWFEKRRTGYPVLPRGAGIPAENKFPSRVPYPTYLQSLNPEALKTAVTSMGGDNSDIKVWWDK; encoded by the coding sequence ATGTTCAAAAAGATATATATTCCAATTTTGCTTTTGGCAGGGCTGCTAATGGCATGTAACGATGGTTTTGAGGAGCTCAATACAGATCCAAACCGTCCAAAGGAAATTACTCCGGGCGTTATGCTGGGGCAGCTTCAATATAAAATCATTAACAGCACTGTTAACGCAAGCCGTAATTTTACGCATGAGCTGATGCAGGTCGATGCGCCACGCGCAAGTGCCGGCGGAGGTGGGTTGCACCGGTATCTGGTAAACCCAGGAACTGGCGTATGGACAAATTTTTATACCTATTTAAGTGACATTCAGGATATTTATGTCATTGCAGATAGGTTGAATGAGAACAACTACAAAGCCATTTCTCTGATCTACAAAAGCTGGAGTTATTCTATTCTGACGGATCTGTATGGGGATGTGCCTTATTCACAGGCGACCAAGGCGCTTGAAGGAAATTTCAAACCTACGTTTGACAAACAGAAGGATATTTATATTCAAATCCTGAAAGATCTCCAGACGGCCAACAGCCTGCTGGATGATACCAAAGCACTGACCTATGCAGGTGACATGTTATACAGTGCAAATGCGCTTTCAGGCGGGAAAAACCCGGGTATTTTAAAATGGAAAAAGTTTTGTAATTCGTTGCGCTTACGGTTATTGATGCGGGTTTTAAAAAGGGATGGTGAGGTGAACGCAAAAGAACAGATCACAGCAATTCTTGCGGATCCGGCTGCAAATCCTGTTTTTACTGCAAACAGCGATGAGGCGATTTTCAGATATCCAGGCACCTTTCCCTTTTTCAATCCATTCTACAATGCCCGTCAGGTAGACTGGCGCGATGGTAATTATTTTACCAAATTCTTCATCGGCAAAATGAATCAGATCAATGATCCCAGAAGAGCGGTGTGGGCCACGCAGGTGAACTCCGGAACTGAAAACGTTTACCAGGGAATTGAGAGCGGTTACCCAACAACGCTGGAATATCCGGTGGGCAGTAATTCAAGTTATTCGGATGGTTTGAAGACATTACCGCAGCTGGGTGTGATGATGACTTTGGCAGAGGTTGAATTTATCAAAGCAGAGCTTGCGCTGAAAGGATTTACGACCGGATCAACGCCTGAGAAACATTATGAAACGGGTATCTCGGCATCCATGATCCAATGGGGAGCAAGTATGCCTTCCGGTTTTACAAAACAGCCGGGCGTTCTCTATGACGCAAATGCCCCGGCAGAAAATCAGCTTGAACAGATCATGCTGCAAAAATACTACGCTTATTTCTTTGTCGACTACCAGTCGTGGTTTGAAAAGAGAAGAACCGGATATCCGGTTTTGCCTCGTGGCGCAGGGATTCCGGCAGAAAATAAATTTCCGTCCCGTGTGCCTTATCCAACTTATCTGCAGTCGCTTAATCCGGAGGCGTTGAAAACCGCAGTGACTTCTATGGGTGGTGATAACAGTGATATTAAAGTTTGGTGGGATAAATAA